From Solanum lycopersicum chromosome 8, SLM_r2.1, the proteins below share one genomic window:
- the LOC101248807 gene encoding uncharacterized protein — translation MATGWVKSWQCKSRALDDVVNNHHHQYHILPNSASCKNGVKSLKDVVENNKNGKPRKKKPSRQPEQQLTKRPSSRGGPEPGLNREKSRASTSTRLSRAATTDSFFPALTELPEGHPSRNVVGIIFQTSWSPKVFSGRVEMVFKVQNLPRTVTRFEEYREVVKSRAGNGGESAAEKGGEDHARCVADGNEVMRFYCLGPTNGGAYENGNSAWTFSSGKGAAVCTYSGSGAAHENAGGGRGRRAMLVCRVIAGRVGKQLGFDSLIEGRVGYDSVSGDSGELLVFDSRAVLPCFLIIYKL, via the coding sequence ATGGCGACTGGTTGGGTAAAATCATGGCAATGTAAGTCGAGAGCTTTAGATGACGTTGTTAACAATCACCACCATCAATATCACATCTTACCCAACTCAGCTAGTTGCAAAAATGGAGTCAAAAGCCTCAAAGATGTAGtggaaaacaacaaaaatggaAAACCCAGAAAGAAAAAACCGTCGCGGCAGCCGGAGCAGCAGTTAACGAAACGACCGAGTTCGAGAGGAGGACCTGAACCCGGTTTGAATAGGGAGAAATCTCGAGCGAGTACTTCCACGAGACTATCACGTGCGGCGACGACGGATTCGTTCTTCCCGGCGTTAACTGAGTTACCGGAAGGTCACCCATCGCGAAATGTAGTCGGGATTATTTTCCAGACGAGTTGGTCTCCGAAGGTTTTTTCGGGTCGGGTTGAAATGGTTTTCAAAGTTCAGAATCTTCCCCGGACTGTGACCCGGTTTGAGGAATATAGAGAGGTTGTGAAGTCTAGAGCCGGAAACGGCGGTGAATCGGCGGCGGAAAAGGGTGGCGAGGACCATGCACGTTGCGTTGCGGATGGGAATGAGGTAATGAGGTTTTACTGCCTGGGACCCACTAACGGCGGCGCGTACGAAAATGGAAACAGCGCGTGGACTTTTTCATCCGGGAAAGGAGCAGCAGTGTGTACGTATTCCGGCAGCGGCGCGGCCCATGAGAATGCCGGCGGAGGGAGAGGGAGACGAGCTATGCTGGTTTGTCGGGTTATTGCGGGTCGGGTCGGTAAACAACTCGGATTCGATTCGTTAATTGAAGGCCGAGTTGGATATGACTCCGTTAGTGGAGATAGCGGCGAGTTATTGGTATTTGATTCACGCGCCGTTTTACCAtgttttcttattatctacaaattgtaa
- the LOC101248507 gene encoding adenine phosphoribosyltransferase 4, with protein MSACKGQDPRIHAIQSTIRVVPNFPKPGIMFQDITTLLLDPKAFKDTIDLFVERYRDKSISVVAGIEARGFIFGPPIALAIGAKFVPLRKPNKLPGKVFKQEYDLEYGSDCLEMHIEAVEAGERALVVDDLIATGGTVSAAMNLLERAGAEVVECACVIEIPELKGKEKLNGKPLYVLVEYR; from the exons ATGTCAGCTTGCAAAGGTCAAGATCCACGTATCCATGCTATACAGTCTACAATTCGTGTTGTCCCTAATTTCCCCAAACCAG GGATAATGTTTCAAGATATAACTACTCTGTTACTGGATCCAAAAGCCTTCAAAGATACAATTGATTTATTTGTGGAACGGTACAGAGACAAAAGCATCTCAGTTGTTGCTG GAATAGAGGCTCGAGGATTCATATTTGGTCCACCAATTGCTTTGGCGATAGGGGCAAAATTTGTCCCTTTGAGAAAACCAAACAAATTGCCAG GTAAAGTTTTCAAACAAGAGTATGACTTGGAATATGGAAGTGATTGTCTTGAGATGCATATTGAAGCAGTAGAAGCTGGTGAGCGAGCTTTGGTGGTTGATGATCTAATTGCTACTGGTGGCACTGTTTCTGCAGCTATGAATTTACTTG AGCGTGCTGGCGCAGAAGTGGTTGAATGTGCATGTGTGATTGAAATACCAGAACTAAAG GGTAAGGAGAAGTTGAATGGCAAGCCATTGTATGTGCTGGTGGAGTATCGGTAG
- the LOC104648958 gene encoding uncharacterized protein: MFVTGDYDLSLSLKYKEPVKAVFKEKIFGHDHTFKTKVYEPHQMCYTQKDTMKDLSWKELDGAYYSKGDRQGNPAAFGNFTRSSMSVDQKRICSSPKVFNWLQEQQVMFPCFQQRYSNPQIRPTHYLDHIDRGNLNKRNGFFNSLENSITKNHYHHGGVAHHSGEVNLSLSIGRNNMKATVSTKTFDHIIDLEESDDTKDSNAGLYPQSPMNSTRVSYSGYKRDYQCTHSFTNNTTDNSFDGIGTTGNYFVPNDSTSCLKQNPLAEGVEQCEKPLLSGDISGKGKVLFSDERAFLDLNKSIFDDSFHFDEPSLTCSSSKAFSRESHRLTGETRESTFPTASNRREQDDDNPNETSDIAPQRILSSVTGYERTKDVGVEQFLINLNHPLSDSSENPGSLTTDNVDQVSSTRENKSKKAKHDPMSSPDYKTQDFVKVSGPDRSLSSCKSSCFEDISSGIETTMQSGTQLKNSNTKKSETLQANISPPQEDVDSSSNSDHQMGETSEVVDGQIIRGAVSLIYLALECSEPTVAINMNKIEDDQNTEQPQCSSDTFEEMVLKQPESSIDDCCVTSNAFEFNATERKDYGITLKRGRRMKDFQRDIMPSLSTLSRHEIYEDIKIMETALRSREYKRHGSKMTDGNKWINPVRNRRSRLNHVGRKYYS, translated from the exons ATGTTTGTTACTGGCGATTATGATCTCAGTTTATCATTGAAGTATAAGGAACCTGTCAAAGCCGTTTTCAAGGAGAAAATATTCGGGCAtgatcatacattcaagacaaAG GTTTATGAACCTCATCAGATGTGCTACACACAAAAGGACACGATGAAAGATTTGAGCTGGAAAGAGTTGGATGGAGCTTATTATAGCAAAGGAGACCGACAAGGAAATCCAGCTGCATTTGGAAATTTTACCAGATCATCTATGTCTGTTGATCAGAAGAGAATTTGCAGTAGCCCTAAG GTGTTCAACTGGTTACAAGAGCAGCAAGTCATGTTTCCATGTTTCCAGCAACGATATTCAAATCCTCAAATTCGTCCCACTCATTATCTTGATCATATTGATAGGGGGAACTTGAATAAGAGAAATGGTTTCTTCAATAGTTTAGAGAATTCAATCACGAAAAATCATTATCACCATGGTGGTGTAGCACATCATTCTGGGGAGGTTAATCTCTCATTGAGCATTGGTAGGAACAATATGAAAGCAACCGTCAGTACAAAGACCTTTGATCATATCATTGATTTAGAAGAATCAGATGATACTAAGGATTCTAATGCAGGACTATATCCCCAGTCTCCTATGAATTCTACTCGTGTTTCTTATTCTGGATATAAACGTGATTACCAATGCACTCATAGCTTCACAAACAACACTACAGATAATTCATTTGATGGGATTGGAACTACAGGAAATTATTTTGTTCCAAATGACAGCACGAGTTGTCTTAAGCAGAACCCTTTAGCTGAAG GAGTTGAACAATGTGAGAAGCCTCTCCTTTCTGGAGATATATCAGGAAAAGGAAAAGTTCTTTTTTCCGATGAACGAGCTTTTTTGGACCTTAACAAATCCATATTTGATGATTCTTTTCACTTTGATGAACCTAGCTTGACATGTTCTTCAAGTAAGGCTTTCTCAAGAGAGTCACACAGACTGACTGGTGAAACTCGTGAGAGCACATTTCCCACTGCTTCTAACAGAAGAGAGCAAGATGATGACAATCCAAATGAGACCTCTGATATTGCTCCCCAAAGAATTCTTAGTTCTGTGACTGGTTATGAAAGAACAAAAGATGTTGGAGTTGAACAGTTCTTGATAAACCTCAATCATCCACTTTCAGACAGTAGTGAAAATCCTGGCAGTCTCACTACTGACAATGTTGATCAAGTTTCTAGTACACGAGAAAACAAAAGCAAGAAAGCTAAGCATGATCCAATGTCTTCTCCTGACTATAAGACTCAAGATTTTGTCAAGGTTAGTGGTCCTGATAGATCTCTCTCGTCATGCAAATCTTCGTGCTTTGAGGACATCTCAAGTGGCATAGAGACGACGATGCAATCCGGAACTCAGCTGAAAAATTCAAATACCAAAAAATCTGAAACACTTCAAGCAAATATATCTCCACCTCAAGAGGATGTCGACTCATCTAGTAACAGTGATCATCAGATGGGAGAAACATCAGAAGTCGTCGATGGGCAGATCATAAGAGGAGCAGTGTCCCTCATCTATCTTGCACTGGAATGTTCTGAACCAACCGTTGCTATTAACATGAACAAGATTGAAGATGATCAAAATACAGAACAACCACAATGTTCTTCAGACACTTTTGAAGAAATGGTGCTTAAACAACCCGAAAGCTCCATTGACGACTGTTGTGTGACCTCAAATGCATTTGAATTCAATGCCACGGAGAGAAAAGACTACGGAATAACATTAAAGAGAGGACGAAGAATGAAAGATTTCCAAAGGGATATCATGCCAAGTTTGTCAACACTTTctaggcatgagatttatgaagATATAAAGATTATGGAGACAGCACTTAGATCAAGAGAATACAAGAGACATGGGTCCAAAATGACTGATGGAAACAAGTGGATCAATCCTGTAAGAAACAGAAGATCCAGACTCAACCATGTAGGCCGCAAGTATTATTCATGA
- the LOC101248226 gene encoding probable xyloglucan galactosyltransferase GT19, giving the protein MDTNFIFFVFLLFILSATCQDSDLETDCTNKWIHIRHLPPQFNLDLLSNCSAYPLFDNFCPYLANHGLGQKTHNKSHSWYRTDPFMLELVFHRRMLEYPCLTSDPTHANAIYVPYYGGLDSLKYLYGPEINSSFQHGLDLYDFLVHVDSPNIWSRNYGHDHFMVMARPAWDFNQPLNSDPLYFGTSFLELPEFYNVTALTHESRAYPWQEQAIPYPTSFHPPNLAFFESWVNRLRRSRRTTLMLFAGGGGISANPNVRRSIRLECENATSMSANGTGYEKLCEFVDCSNGICQHDPIRFMKPMLQATFCLQPPGDTPTRRSTFDGILAGCIPVFFEDLSAKKQYGWHLPEEKYEEFSVSIPKEDVVFKGLSIVDVLSSIPRAQVRRMREKVLEMLPRVMYRKQGSSLGLRSKKDAFDIAIEGTLERIKSRLQEIAAQ; this is encoded by the coding sequence ATGGACACCAATTTCatcttttttgtgtttttgcTGTTTATTTTGTCTGCAACTTGTCAAGATTCCGATCTTGAAACTGATTGCACAAACAAATGGATCCATATCAGGCATCTACCACCTCAATTCAATCTTGACCTTTTATCAAATTGCTCTGCATATCCTCTGTTTGATAATTTCTGTCCTTATTTAGCAAACCATGGCCTTGGTCAAAAGACTCACAACAAATCACACAGCTGGTATCGCACTGATCCTTTTATGCTTGAGCTTGTTTTTCATCGTAGAATGCTTGAATACCCTTGTCTTACATCTGATCCTACTCATGCCAATGCAAtttatgtgccttattatggtGGTCTTGATAGTCTTAAGTACTTGTATGGTCCTGAAATTAATTCAAGTTTTCAGCATGGTTTAGATTTGTATGATTTTCTTGTCCATGTTGATTCACCTAATATTTGGAGTAGAAATTATGGTCATGATCATTTTATGGTTATGGCAAGGCCTGCTTGGGACTTTAATCAACCTTTGAATAGTGATCCTTTGTATTTTGGTACTTCATTTCTTGAATTGCCTGAGTTTTACAATGTGACTGCATTGACTCATGAGAGTAGAGCTTATCCTTGGCAAGAACAAGCTATTCCATATCCCACTTCATTTCATCCTCCGAACTTAGCCTTTTTCGAATCTTGGGTGAATAGGTTAAGGAGGTCTAGGAGGACTACATTGATGTTGTTTGCTGGTGGTGGTGGAATTTCAGCTAATCCTAATGTTAGGAGAAGTATTAGACTTGAGTGTGAGAATGCTACTAGTATGAGTGCTAATGGCACAGGGTACGAGAAATTGTGCGAATTTGTTGATTGTTCTAATGGGATTTGTCAACATGATCCTATAAGGTTTATGAAGCCAATGTTGCAAGCTACCTTTTGTTTACAACCTCCAGGGGATACACCGACTAGACGTTCCACGTTTGATGGGATTCTTGCAGGGTGTATTCCTGTGTTCTTTGAAGATTTGTCCGCGAAAAAACAGTATGGATGGCATTTACCAGAGGAGAAGTATGAAGAATTTTCAGTGTCGATACCTAAAGAAGACGTTGTGTTTAAGGGGTTGAGCATTGTTGATGTTTTATCGAGTATACCTAGAGCTCAAGTTAGAAGGATGAGAGAAAAGGTTTTGGAAATGTTGCCTAGAGTTATGTATAGAAAGCAGGGAAGTTCTTTGGGTTTAAGGAGTAAAAAAGATGCATTTGATATTGCAATTGAAGGCACTTTGGAAAGAATCAAGTCTAGGCTTCAAGAAATAGCAGCTcaataa
- the LOC101247949 gene encoding protein INAPERTURATE POLLEN1 produces the protein MFKAIAHFGFKKSSKPFKDYYDGWFKTLKNVLLPQLRHAMSSSATSGPILLASHVEVMHRHFLKYYEALDLAAANDVSQVLYPDWRNPFEKPFLWLGDLHPYLFTNLLRSFIGDSESEIDSDIFDKLQNWHVVMAWKSPSRKLTTGVDQIECGLRLMVPALAARARDAQAKFVEKMAVEWGKCEGRKQEMKGVVGESSAAEMEELVGVFVDANRLRRSVLSDILNVTDVNQAAVFLEALAQFLVGFRNRELLSQFDKCSLEL, from the exons ATGTTCAAAGCCATAG CTCATTTTGGGTTCAAGAAATCTTCGAAGCCATTCAAAGATTACTACGATGGATGGTTCAAGACTCTCAAGAACGTTCTCCTCCCTCAGCTCCGTCACGCCATGTCATCATCCGCTACCTCCGGTCCGATTCTCCTAGCTTCCCACGTCGAGGTAATGCACCGTCACTTCCTTAAATACTACGAAGCCCTAGATCTCGCCGCCGCAAACGACGTCTCTCAGGTACTTTACCCAGATTGGCGAAACCCCTTCGAAAAACCCTTCCTCTGGCTCGGCGATCTTCACCCATACCTCTTCACAAATCTCCTCCGTTCATTTATCGGCGACTCAGAATCCGAAATTGACTCGGATATATTCGACAAACTGCAAAATTGGCATGTGGTAATGGCGTGGAAGAGCCCGTCGAGGAAATTAACTACTGGGGTCGATCAAATCGAGTGCGGATTGAGGCTAATGGTGCCTGCACTGGCGGCGCGTGCACGCGACGCGCAGGCGAAGTTCGTCGAAAAAATGGCGGTGGAATGGGGGAAATGTGAAGGGAGGAAGCAGGAGATGAAAGGGGTTGTGGGAGAATCATCGGCGGCGGAGATGGAAGAACTGGTCGGAGTTTTTGTGGATGCAAATAGGCTACGGAGGAGTGTACTTTCCGATATACTGAACGTGACGGATGTTAACCAGGCGGCTGTTTTTCTCGAAGCTTTAGCTCAATTCCTTGTTGGGTTTCGAAATCGTGAATTGCTCAGTCAATTTGACAAGTGTTCTTTGGAATTATAG